One genomic region from Microcystis panniformis FACHB-1757 encodes:
- the mntA gene encoding type VII toxin-antitoxin system MntA family adenylyltransferase antitoxin, translating to MNRLVEKITAIVEKLPNLKLLILFGSRARREHRPDSDWDFAVLYEERSDQKDISSLLKIYTLLEQALEIPEDKIDVVDLKECSPILAHYVARDGQLLYERETGLFEGFKEKFLMNPEESKALYRQLRNNLEISLREKGV from the coding sequence ATGAATAGGCTAGTAGAAAAAATTACGGCTATTGTCGAAAAACTACCGAATTTAAAACTATTAATTCTCTTCGGTTCTAGAGCGCGTAGAGAGCATAGACCTGATAGCGATTGGGATTTCGCTGTTTTATACGAGGAAAGAAGCGATCAAAAGGATATTTCGAGTCTGTTGAAAATTTATACACTGCTCGAACAAGCTTTAGAGATTCCCGAGGACAAAATTGATGTGGTTGATTTAAAAGAATGTTCGCCGATCCTCGCTCATTATGTCGCACGGGATGGTCAACTTCTATACGAACGGGAAACGGGACTATTCGAGGGATTTAAAGAAAAATTTCTCATGAATCCTGAAGAATCGAAAGCGTTATACCGTCAATTGCGGAATAATCTGGAGATTTCTCTACGAGAAAAAGGAGTGTAA
- the cas10d gene encoding type I-D CRISPR-associated protein Cas10d/Csc3 codes for MPKKQKKLEETGQLNLFDNTTEIDDEDLDFEFEDIDLESLVSEDLGITESVSDRRVETVRQLLTLKLLREAIRAENPDDRVMADFAEMVLPNLLRLAIGVTAKGGNFFEKIDRRRELEGKSKVRRDNAGDQSLNTHLLNGLFPANLIEKRLEKLNTTVRRVVKECERRLAIAGFILHDFEKFRYSLFPGMPAKYIEINEDFDRDIRKLSREEHREIFQVLVPELGLDRFLFSDQPEKWTEYLDDLIYIAKNAQRRNDTDRNTSEDGLNTRLNNSALESLTDLACLADRLASIIKHPHDAEKASLQDLLYSLSDGELKFTYHSIAENRGVLTNVLNNAVMEAHQELDYQPLLYLPTGVVYIAPKNAPEVSLETLPNRVVDTIKSLCSGELQRKQTGFGRDGKGMKYADYYSQFFDDAGLMRAALNATLRILGDNKASVARSRGENLIKFQQQGVLPTDYDFHCEDDIRIDRLAEFGDVVTRKIWGDRLEKIEQARKLQKNLPAPPDLDLISEIAHYWNLENYLPQIRAIKCINESLKKLKLKGNTGGVPYEWYYLAARYLKQHPGIEDIRPVAEDLIAFLAAKIAAIVAGYNLPDGWEDLREWVNQVVQLPGRELAHSIEIFQKELNHYNAAKKQGRGRQLLCSISHSPYSVSEQMESAVLFTPQVYTNKQMLAGSNAKRNISSIAGTEMMLRQILMNQTQAVGKRFEEGKYRYLYFYPTYYFTPETNSFLQKAYANIAQTRFDSSIKLHFVDKNLVANFDRTRYQSVDSFLINEKLRQKKETINEEEDGKKDRTFKLSYPEDKPLTFYFMALPPGRDPTDTESWVMPAWLGLAFPMILDVKTVVSESPIPPYRDGAEFEETVFLDSAPQAIRSLTRRDRFRLDRVLNPWQDNDGKKYSAPLNTLTAAYSIHLDVNSKQGKTGYDPNWGKLTELAINLETSPLYVFHYLKQWKRGKDADIPSANRIALYLYDFYPCFDPYVQVNRTNLTIDMTTESPLNHPKNLTELYRQFYRANKRYNPKANAVLKPIDVAADTILKGGMYQGEALVSVVAAEVASLMNRVHASTAEGRWILSDREQERQKILSFARYFVIDVFEGSFKGDRARLAGRQLNLIRDTCEFLYRLEQDRENQELKAQGQPVDEDSENNN; via the coding sequence ATGCCTAAAAAACAAAAAAAATTAGAGGAAACGGGACAGTTAAATCTATTCGATAACACTACAGAAATTGACGATGAAGATCTGGATTTTGAGTTCGAGGATATTGATTTAGAATCTCTTGTTTCCGAAGATTTGGGGATTACTGAATCAGTAAGCGATCGCCGAGTCGAAACTGTTCGCCAACTGCTAACCCTAAAACTCCTACGGGAGGCGATTCGAGCGGAAAACCCCGACGATCGAGTTATGGCAGATTTTGCCGAAATGGTATTACCCAATTTACTCCGATTAGCGATCGGTGTCACGGCAAAAGGAGGAAATTTCTTCGAGAAAATCGATCGCCGTCGGGAATTAGAGGGAAAAAGCAAAGTTCGACGGGATAATGCAGGAGATCAATCTCTCAATACTCATTTACTTAATGGATTATTTCCCGCCAATCTCATCGAAAAACGACTAGAAAAACTCAATACTACCGTTCGACGGGTAGTAAAGGAATGCGAGCGCAGGTTGGCGATCGCTGGGTTTATTCTCCACGATTTCGAGAAATTCCGCTACTCGCTTTTTCCCGGGATGCCGGCGAAATATATCGAGATTAACGAGGACTTCGATCGAGATATCCGCAAACTATCACGAGAGGAACATCGAGAGATTTTTCAAGTATTGGTTCCCGAATTAGGATTAGATCGCTTTTTATTTTCCGATCAACCAGAAAAATGGACTGAATATCTTGATGATTTGATATACATCGCTAAAAATGCCCAGCGTCGGAATGATACCGATCGAAATACCTCGGAAGATGGGTTAAATACTCGCTTAAACAATAGCGCTCTCGAAAGTTTAACCGATCTTGCCTGTCTAGCCGATCGCCTCGCATCCATTATTAAACACCCCCACGACGCGGAAAAAGCCTCGTTACAAGACCTTTTATACAGCCTCAGCGATGGGGAACTAAAATTCACTTACCACAGTATCGCCGAAAACCGCGGGGTACTAACGAACGTACTTAATAACGCGGTGATGGAAGCACATCAAGAACTAGACTATCAGCCTTTACTTTACTTGCCTACGGGAGTTGTCTATATCGCCCCCAAAAACGCGCCAGAAGTGTCCCTAGAAACCTTACCGAATCGAGTGGTGGACACGATTAAATCCCTCTGTAGCGGCGAATTACAGCGTAAACAAACGGGATTCGGTAGAGATGGCAAGGGGATGAAATACGCAGATTACTACAGCCAATTTTTCGACGATGCCGGGTTAATGCGCGCTGCCCTCAACGCCACCCTTCGCATCCTCGGTGATAATAAAGCGTCCGTGGCCCGAAGTCGCGGCGAAAACCTGATTAAATTTCAACAACAGGGCGTTTTACCGACGGATTACGATTTTCATTGTGAAGATGATATCCGGATTGATCGCCTAGCGGAATTCGGGGACGTGGTGACGCGGAAAATCTGGGGCGATCGCCTGGAAAAAATCGAACAGGCGCGAAAATTGCAGAAAAACTTACCCGCACCGCCGGATTTAGATTTAATTAGCGAGATCGCGCATTATTGGAATCTAGAAAATTATCTGCCACAAATCCGAGCGATCAAGTGTATTAATGAATCTTTAAAAAAACTCAAACTGAAAGGCAATACGGGAGGGGTTCCCTACGAATGGTATTATCTAGCGGCGCGATACCTGAAACAGCATCCCGGAATCGAGGATATTAGACCGGTTGCAGAAGATTTAATCGCTTTTCTCGCCGCAAAAATCGCCGCCATAGTTGCGGGATATAACTTACCCGATGGTTGGGAGGATTTGCGAGAGTGGGTTAATCAAGTGGTGCAGTTACCCGGTCGGGAATTGGCACACTCGATCGAAATCTTCCAGAAAGAATTAAACCACTACAACGCCGCTAAAAAACAAGGTCGCGGCCGTCAACTTCTCTGTTCGATCTCCCATTCTCCCTATAGTGTCAGCGAACAGATGGAATCGGCGGTTCTTTTCACTCCCCAAGTCTATACTAATAAACAAATGCTGGCAGGCTCGAACGCCAAACGAAATATTTCCAGTATCGCGGGAACGGAAATGATGTTGCGTCAGATTCTTATGAATCAAACCCAAGCGGTAGGAAAACGTTTCGAGGAGGGCAAATATCGCTATCTGTACTTTTACCCGACCTATTATTTTACTCCCGAAACCAATAGTTTTTTACAAAAAGCCTACGCTAACATCGCTCAAACTCGTTTTGATAGCTCGATAAAGTTGCACTTTGTTGATAAGAATCTGGTCGCTAACTTCGATCGAACCCGTTATCAGAGTGTCGATAGTTTCCTGATCAATGAAAAATTAAGGCAGAAAAAGGAAACAATTAACGAGGAGGAAGATGGCAAAAAAGACCGCACTTTTAAACTATCCTATCCCGAAGATAAACCCCTAACCTTTTATTTTATGGCCCTACCTCCGGGCCGCGATCCCACCGATACGGAATCCTGGGTTATGCCGGCATGGTTAGGATTAGCTTTCCCGATGATTCTAGATGTCAAAACGGTGGTTTCTGAGTCTCCTATCCCTCCCTATCGCGACGGTGCGGAATTTGAAGAGACGGTATTTCTCGACAGTGCGCCCCAAGCGATCCGGTCCTTAACTCGACGCGATCGATTCCGTCTCGATCGAGTCTTGAACCCATGGCAAGATAATGACGGAAAAAAATATTCCGCCCCCTTAAATACCCTAACCGCAGCCTATTCTATTCATTTAGACGTAAACTCGAAGCAGGGTAAGACGGGTTATGACCCCAATTGGGGAAAATTAACGGAACTCGCTATCAATTTAGAAACCAGTCCTCTCTATGTTTTTCATTACCTTAAACAGTGGAAACGGGGCAAAGATGCCGATATACCGAGCGCTAATCGAATCGCTCTGTATCTCTACGATTTTTATCCTTGTTTCGATCCCTATGTACAAGTCAACCGAACCAATTTAACTATCGATATGACAACAGAATCGCCCTTAAATCACCCGAAAAACTTAACCGAATTGTATCGTCAATTCTATCGAGCTAATAAACGATATAATCCGAAAGCAAACGCAGTTTTAAAACCGATCGATGTGGCCGCCGATACGATTCTCAAAGGAGGAATGTATCAGGGAGAAGCCCTAGTTTCTGTAGTAGCGGCGGAAGTGGCCAGCTTAATGAATCGGGTTCATGCTTCTACAGCAGAAGGTCGCTGGATTCTATCCGATCGAGAACAGGAAAGACAGAAAATATTGTCTTTTGCTCGTTATTTTGTGATCGATGTGTTCGAGGGTTCTTTTAAGGGCGATCGAGCGCGTCTAGCCGGCAGACAATTAAACCTTATTCGCGATACCTGCGAATTTCTTTACCGTCTTGAACAGGACAGAGAAAATCAAGAGTTAAAAGCCCAGGGTCAACCTGTGGATGAAGATTCTGAAAACAATAATTAA
- a CDS encoding WYL domain-containing protein, producing the protein MSRIGQSITLSVSEKEKQALEILASEFGLFWGDKPNISKLIKEIARNKLKIALNHDWKPERLQMLQQAIDSLIDAGQIPIALELTKLLLERSELSGPLRKELEGRLDNPPPPWRLELDRCILRQQPFQLSYQDAGDRIWEFHLYHAAINRHEDRLYLDCWCEETEGNQDISELQHNWSLRIDRIPSDSLITPIPRGKWRNQLDSVSAEFQLFDGLARSYRTKTAIDIANELISNDPLVRQITRQVTSSFWFFREILPYGEDCLLISPEKVRKRFYDKLQRLYRRYES; encoded by the coding sequence ATGAGCCGGATAGGACAATCGATCACTTTATCGGTCAGTGAAAAAGAAAAACAGGCCCTAGAAATCCTTGCCAGTGAATTCGGGCTATTTTGGGGAGATAAACCGAATATATCGAAGTTAATCAAAGAAATTGCCCGTAATAAGCTTAAAATCGCTCTTAATCACGACTGGAAGCCCGAGCGCTTGCAGATGCTCCAACAGGCGATCGATTCTCTCATCGATGCTGGACAAATCCCCATCGCCCTAGAACTAACTAAACTACTATTAGAACGGAGCGAACTGTCGGGACCCTTACGGAAAGAGCTAGAAGGCCGCCTCGACAATCCTCCCCCACCATGGCGGTTAGAACTCGATCGCTGCATTCTCCGACAACAACCGTTTCAGTTATCCTATCAGGATGCCGGCGATCGAATCTGGGAATTCCATCTTTACCATGCCGCTATCAATCGTCACGAGGATCGCTTATATCTCGATTGTTGGTGCGAGGAAACCGAGGGAAATCAAGATATTTCCGAACTACAGCATAATTGGAGTTTAAGGATCGATCGAATCCCCAGCGATTCCTTAATTACCCCGATCCCTAGGGGCAAATGGCGCAATCAGCTTGATAGTGTGTCGGCCGAGTTTCAGCTATTCGATGGATTAGCTCGATCGTACCGGACTAAAACCGCTATCGATATCGCCAACGAATTGATCTCGAACGATCCCCTCGTCCGGCAGATTACCCGACAGGTAACGAGTAGCTTCTGGTTTTTCCGCGAAATTCTCCCCTACGGAGAAGATTGCTTGCTGATCTCCCCGGAAAAAGTCCGCAAGCGTTTCTATGACAAGTTGCAGCGGCTTTATCGGCGCTACGAGTCCTGA
- the mntA gene encoding type VII toxin-antitoxin system MntA family adenylyltransferase antitoxin, with the protein MVKNTKELKIINTINRITTTVEKIPNLKLLILFGSRARREHKPDSDWDLAISYDEANRQTHIKEISNDYLTSLSILSELFEINRDLIDLIELDRCSPLMKYQVARDGKLIYEKIRETF; encoded by the coding sequence ATGGTTAAAAATACGAAAGAATTGAAAATTATCAATACAATCAATAGAATAACCACGACTGTGGAAAAAATACCGAATTTAAAACTATTAATTCTCTTCGGTTCTAGAGCGCGCAGAGAGCATAAACCTGATAGCGATTGGGATTTGGCAATTTCATACGATGAAGCAAACAGACAAACACATATTAAGGAAATCAGTAATGATTACTTAACTTCTCTCTCTATCTTGAGTGAATTGTTTGAGATAAACCGTGATTTGATCGATCTAATTGAACTCGATCGCTGTTCTCCATTAATGAAGTATCAAGTCGCACGAGATGGAAAACTTATCTATGAAAAAATACGGGAGACTTTTTAA
- the cas7d gene encoding type I-D CRISPR-associated protein Cas7/Csc2, with protein MSLLKTLDSKFFHSDIPYKPMGKYVHFLTIRVTESYPLFQTDGELNKARVRAGIDSKKTISRLSMFKRKQSTPERLVGRELLRKYNIVTAEECEYNVSFGMNNPDCIIYGFAIGDSGSEKSKVVVDTAFSITPFDESHESFTLNAPYENGTMASKGENNTKVGEVTSRINQQDHIRPQVFFPSIVTLKDPTEASFLYVFNNILRTRHYGAQTTRTGRVRNELIGVIFADGEIVSNLRWTQAIYDRLPDEVLHSIDPLDEDLVMEKATEAIQALMAEEFIVHTDFIGENFQPLLTEVKTLTGTEAGILSVLDQANKESKKYFEQYIEKKKAEKK; from the coding sequence ATGTCTTTACTGAAAACCCTCGATTCTAAATTCTTTCATAGCGATATTCCCTACAAACCGATGGGAAAATACGTTCACTTTTTGACGATTCGAGTCACAGAATCTTATCCTTTATTTCAAACAGATGGAGAGCTAAATAAAGCTCGTGTTCGTGCGGGAATTGATAGCAAAAAAACGATTAGTCGTTTATCGATGTTTAAACGAAAACAGTCAACTCCAGAACGTTTAGTCGGACGAGAATTACTCCGTAAATACAACATTGTAACTGCGGAAGAGTGCGAGTACAATGTTTCTTTTGGAATGAATAACCCCGACTGTATTATCTACGGGTTCGCCATCGGTGATTCGGGTTCAGAAAAATCGAAAGTAGTAGTAGATACGGCTTTTTCGATCACACCCTTTGATGAATCCCATGAAAGTTTTACTTTAAACGCTCCCTACGAGAATGGTACTATGGCATCGAAGGGAGAAAATAACACAAAAGTAGGAGAAGTGACTAGCCGAATTAACCAACAAGATCACATTCGTCCGCAGGTGTTTTTCCCTAGTATTGTCACCCTAAAAGATCCGACAGAAGCAAGTTTTCTCTACGTTTTTAATAACATCCTGCGTACCCGTCACTACGGCGCGCAAACCACCCGGACGGGACGGGTAAGAAATGAGCTTATCGGTGTTATTTTTGCCGATGGGGAAATTGTTAGTAATTTGCGCTGGACACAGGCAATATATGATCGCCTTCCCGATGAAGTATTACACTCGATCGATCCCTTAGATGAGGATTTAGTTATGGAAAAAGCCACCGAAGCAATACAAGCATTAATGGCGGAAGAATTTATCGTTCATACCGATTTTATCGGGGAAAATTTTCAACCTTTATTAACTGAGGTGAAAACTCTCACGGGTACGGAAGCAGGAATTTTATCGGTTCTAGATCAAGCAAATAAGGAGTCAAAAAAATACTTTGAACAATATATTGAGAAAAAGAAAGCCGAGAAAAAATAG
- a CDS encoding HepT-like ribonuclease domain-containing protein: protein MGNRLVHQYEAIDNELVFKAIPIALSQFPLYLKQITDYLDSLEVKDA from the coding sequence ATGGGAAATCGTTTAGTGCATCAATACGAGGCGATCGATAATGAACTTGTTTTTAAGGCGATTCCGATCGCTTTATCTCAATTTCCGCTTTATCTCAAACAAATTACCGACTATTTAGACTCTCTAGAGGTGAAAGATGCCTAA
- the cas3 gene encoding type I-D CRISPR-associated helicase Cas3', whose product MVNYQVTLRPVYSCPADEIPDGIKVPQGWRLSWHQVETWKALNDPNVEVIINSAMTGDGKSLAAYLRTLQGYFPIMGLYPTNELARDQRGQIEAYIQRFQPTDQPRVNLLTGPELELYAERDGKTKAIALETRSKQSEILLTNPDIFHYLHRGAYLTPYDNPDQLWNRIDKHFDLFLFDEFHVFGTPQVASIINTMLLIRRANRGKRYLFLSATPDEGLLKRLDKAGFRYRSIDPVREGKYRFPDTPEEANSLAQQGWRQVTSEIELSFIPLPSSFQTSENWLKENKERILDYFKRYPGSKGAIILNSIASVKRLLPIFRELLATIGLTVGENTGLSGTREKLASLNRDLVIGTSTIDVGVDFKINFLIFESSDAGNFIQRFGRLGRHSGYDRKGTAVKFTNFTAIALVPKFFLERLFEKKDAPLQVGERYDRIQLQEAIKSNYRHINNFEGYYQRWGAVQSFQLWWNLGSPKIKSQYGESRQKFQQECEEVFDTSLKRVAGRVKGWADEWKELSGKSGNPIFEDASSFRGSSPLLCGLYDSTELEECDRFKTYDLPSILGNLEVEVWRKGEFKRQIEATKTPIARRRFDYCLAFLNLKGYREERLNWRFTYDGDLGEIASAWKVQVLTGIGVWQPDNPWLDRISRELRDLALVSFVLAYPVAAVRQRLQLPMHFGIYPISDESSLHSPLSPYSIAIGQAALLLDTLAHRFKGQGGEVWIC is encoded by the coding sequence ATGGTAAATTATCAAGTAACGCTCAGGCCAGTCTATTCCTGTCCCGCAGACGAGATACCAGACGGGATCAAGGTTCCGCAAGGATGGCGGTTATCGTGGCATCAGGTGGAGACGTGGAAAGCACTCAACGATCCCAATGTCGAGGTAATCATCAATTCGGCCATGACGGGGGACGGGAAAAGTCTAGCGGCCTACCTGCGAACTTTGCAAGGATATTTCCCGATTATGGGACTCTACCCAACCAACGAACTAGCGCGGGATCAGCGGGGTCAGATCGAGGCATATATTCAACGATTTCAACCAACGGATCAACCCCGGGTCAATCTTTTAACCGGGCCTGAGTTGGAATTGTACGCCGAACGGGATGGGAAAACGAAAGCGATCGCTCTAGAGACTCGATCGAAACAGTCGGAAATTCTCTTAACTAACCCCGATATTTTCCATTATCTGCATCGGGGGGCCTATTTAACCCCCTACGATAACCCCGATCAGCTATGGAACCGGATCGATAAACATTTCGATCTCTTCCTATTCGATGAATTTCACGTTTTCGGCACGCCACAGGTCGCCAGTATTATCAATACCATGCTTCTAATCCGACGGGCCAATCGTGGGAAACGATACCTGTTTTTGTCCGCAACTCCCGACGAGGGTTTACTAAAACGATTGGATAAAGCGGGGTTTCGCTATCGATCGATCGACCCAGTAAGAGAAGGAAAATACCGGTTTCCCGATACCCCAGAAGAGGCCAATTCCCTCGCTCAACAGGGATGGCGACAAGTAACCTCGGAAATCGAGCTATCTTTTATTCCCTTACCGTCGAGTTTTCAAACTTCGGAAAATTGGTTGAAAGAAAATAAAGAGCGAATTTTAGACTATTTTAAGCGATACCCCGGCAGCAAGGGCGCGATTATTCTCAATTCGATCGCTTCGGTTAAACGTCTGCTGCCGATTTTCCGAGAATTATTGGCGACTATCGGTTTAACAGTGGGGGAAAATACGGGTCTTTCGGGAACGCGGGAGAAGTTGGCATCGTTAAATCGTGATCTGGTGATCGGAACGAGTACCATCGATGTGGGGGTGGACTTCAAGATTAATTTCCTCATTTTCGAGTCGTCGGATGCGGGAAATTTTATTCAACGTTTCGGCCGTTTAGGCCGTCACAGCGGCTACGATCGAAAGGGAACGGCGGTAAAATTTACTAACTTCACAGCGATCGCTCTGGTTCCGAAATTTTTCCTAGAACGGTTATTCGAGAAGAAAGACGCACCGTTACAAGTCGGGGAACGGTATGACCGAATTCAGCTACAGGAGGCCATCAAGAGTAACTACCGTCATATCAATAATTTCGAGGGTTATTACCAACGTTGGGGAGCGGTACAATCATTTCAACTCTGGTGGAATTTAGGTAGTCCGAAGATCAAATCCCAATACGGGGAAAGTCGCCAGAAGTTTCAACAGGAATGCGAGGAGGTTTTCGATACCAGTTTAAAACGGGTCGCCGGTCGGGTGAAAGGATGGGCCGACGAATGGAAGGAGTTATCGGGGAAAAGCGGTAATCCGATTTTCGAGGATGCGTCTAGTTTTCGCGGGTCGAGTCCGTTATTATGCGGGTTATACGATTCGACGGAACTGGAGGAATGCGATCGCTTTAAAACCTACGATTTACCCAGTATTCTCGGTAATCTAGAGGTGGAGGTGTGGAGAAAAGGCGAGTTTAAGCGCCAGATCGAGGCCACGAAAACACCGATCGCGCGCAGACGTTTCGATTATTGTCTCGCGTTTCTGAATTTAAAGGGATATCGAGAGGAACGGTTAAACTGGCGCTTTACCTACGACGGCGATTTAGGCGAGATTGCCTCCGCGTGGAAAGTACAGGTTTTGACGGGAATCGGTGTTTGGCAACCGGATAATCCTTGGCTCGATCGAATTAGTCGGGAGTTACGGGATCTGGCTCTGGTTAGCTTCGTTCTTGCCTATCCCGTCGCTGCAGTTCGCCAACGCTTACAACTGCCGATGCACTTCGGTATTTATCCGATTAGTGACGAGAGTAGTCTTCATTCTCCCCTGTCACCCTATTCTATAGCGATCGGTCAAGCGGCTTTGTTGTTGGATACTCTCGCTCATCGGTTCAAAGGTCAAGGAGGTGAGGTGTGGATCTGTTGA
- a CDS encoding RNA-guided endonuclease InsQ/TnpB family protein has translation MEKAYSFRFYPTPEQESLLRRTLGCVRLVYNKALHLRTQAWYERQERVGYTETSSMLTDWKKQEELEFLNEVSCVPLQQGLRHLQTAFTNFFAGRTKYPNFKKKHQGGSAEFTKSAFKFKDKQIYLAKCTEPLAIRWSRQIPESCEPSTVTVRLHPSGRWHISIRFDDPTIKPLPPTDKAIGIDLGISSLVITSDGDKVSNPKHFKNHYRRLRKAQKSLSRKQKGSKNREKARIKVAKIHAQITDSRKDHLHKLTTQLVRENQTIVVENLAVKNMVKNPKLSQAISDVSWGEITRQLAYKCRWYGRNYIEIDRWFPSSKRCSNCGHIAEKMPLNVREWDCPDCGTHHDRDINASKNILAAGLAVSVCRATIRPEQSKSVKAGAKNPSGKKQKPKS, from the coding sequence ATGGAAAAAGCCTATTCGTTTCGATTTTACCCAACACCCGAACAAGAGTCGCTATTGCGGCGCACTTTGGGCTGTGTAAGATTGGTTTACAATAAGGCACTCCATCTCAGAACACAAGCATGGTACGAAAGACAAGAAAGAGTAGGATATACTGAAACTTCTTCAATGCTAACCGATTGGAAAAAACAAGAAGAATTAGAGTTTTTAAACGAAGTTAGCTGTGTACCCTTACAACAAGGGTTAAGACATTTACAAACAGCTTTCACTAATTTCTTTGCTGGTCGTACTAAGTATCCCAACTTTAAGAAAAAACATCAAGGAGGAAGTGCCGAATTTACCAAATCAGCCTTTAAATTTAAAGACAAACAAATCTATTTAGCCAAATGCACGGAACCCTTAGCGATTCGATGGTCAAGACAAATACCAGAAAGCTGTGAACCAAGCACAGTAACAGTCAGATTACATCCCTCAGGACGTTGGCATATCTCAATAAGATTTGATGACCCAACAATTAAGCCATTACCCCCAACCGATAAAGCCATCGGAATTGACTTAGGAATTAGTAGCCTTGTGATTACCAGCGATGGTGACAAAGTATCTAATCCTAAGCACTTTAAAAACCATTATCGGAGACTGCGAAAGGCCCAAAAAAGCCTTTCTAGAAAACAGAAAGGGTCAAAAAATCGGGAAAAAGCAAGAATCAAAGTAGCCAAAATTCACGCTCAAATCACCGATAGCAGGAAAGACCATTTACACAAGCTAACCACTCAATTAGTTCGTGAAAACCAAACGATTGTGGTTGAGAATTTAGCCGTTAAGAATATGGTCAAAAACCCGAAATTATCTCAGGCAATATCTGATGTAAGCTGGGGTGAAATCACTAGACAATTAGCCTACAAATGCCGTTGGTATGGGAGAAATTACATCGAAATAGATAGATGGTTTCCTAGCTCTAAAAGATGTAGTAATTGTGGGCATATTGCTGAGAAAATGCCGTTAAATGTTCGAGAATGGGACTGTCCAGACTGTGGGACTCACCATGACCGAGATATTAACGCAAGTAAAAATATTTTGGCCGCAGGGCTTGCGGTGTCAGTCTGTAGAGCGACCATAAGACCAGAACAGAGTAAATCTGTTAAGGCAGGTGCGAAAAATCCTTCGGGAAAGAAGCAGAAACCTAAATCGTGA
- the hepT gene encoding type VII toxin-antitoxin system HepT family RNase toxin, which produces MNQYLAELSEYGSITLEDYRTLRERQLAIERLIQLIVQTGIDINYQILKCLDIESPNNARDALFQIVELGILEEHLAVQLAESIKLRNLLVHLYKKIDPDIVHSSIANILRDYPRYQRSIVQYLDSLEAENG; this is translated from the coding sequence ATGAATCAATACCTCGCCGAACTTAGCGAGTACGGTTCGATCACCTTAGAGGATTATCGTACATTAAGAGAACGTCAATTAGCCATAGAAAGGTTAATTCAGCTTATCGTTCAAACTGGCATCGATATCAATTACCAGATTTTAAAATGTTTAGATATCGAGTCTCCGAATAATGCTCGCGACGCATTATTTCAAATCGTAGAACTGGGAATCTTAGAAGAACACCTAGCCGTTCAACTGGCCGAGTCTATTAAATTAAGAAACTTACTCGTACACTTATACAAGAAAATTGATCCCGATATTGTTCATTCCTCGATCGCTAATATTTTACGAGATTATCCTCGCTACCAACGCTCGATCGTTCAATATCTAGATTCCTTGGAGGCAGAAAATGGTTAA